The Stigmatopora argus isolate UIUO_Sarg chromosome 6, RoL_Sarg_1.0, whole genome shotgun sequence region GTCCACCAATCCCCACGTGACCAGGGTCTCGTATTCCACCCCCATTCTCTCTCAGAAGCTTCCGTCTTCGGACAGGCATACGCAGGCGCCCGTCAAGAATCTTCAAGCGGAGGCGGAGAAATGCGGGGAcggcctcgccgccgccgccgtcgtctaTCCCGCCAACGAGAACGTGGCCCGCCAGAGcgccgacgacggcggcggcccgTCAAACGGCGTCCACGCCAACATCAGCAATAACGATTTGCACTACGTCGCGACCCCCAACGACCCGTCGCGCGACATTTTCCCGAGCGGCCCGGAAAGTTCCGATCACGACGGCGCCGCGGAAAACACCAGCGACATCAATCATAACAATCACAACAGCGTCTTAATCCGTCCGCAAGAGCACGCCGACACCTCCAGGAAGAAGCCACGCGACGACACCCCTCCGCCGAACCACGCCGGCAGCCCCTCCCCCGCCGAAAGCaccaccagcagcagcagcggcggcggcgccaaCGCCAACGCCGCCGCCGTCATCACGAAAAGTAGTCCATCCGCCCTAGAGATGGGCGTGAAAAGCATGTCCATCCTGCAGCAACTCATCAAGGAAGACGACCCGTTCGCCGCGGACGGAAGCGGCGCCGATCGCAAAATGGAACCCGTCAAGATCAACTTCAAAAGGCTGAAAGTGAACGAGGGCGATGGCGCCTCGGAGTCGGCGCGTCACGAAGGCAAGGCGGAGAGGGGGGAGGGTTCCTTCTCGCCACCCTGGGCCGCCAAGAACGCCCAGCAGTTGCGCATCCTCCGTCAGGCCTTCTCCGGCGCGCGTTGGCCCAACAGCCAGCAGTACGAAGACTTGAGCCGACGGACGGGCCTCCCCAAGTCGGAGGTGGTGCGCTGGTTCAGCGACAGCCGCCACAGCAGCAAGAACGGGCAGCTCAAGTGGCTGGAGACGTACCTGCGACCGGCTCCGGACGCCGACGAGGCGCCTGCGCCGGCCCGATGGCGGCCCgatcctccgccgccgccgccgccaccaccactGACCGCCGACAAACGCTGGCTACGAGACGCGGAGGGCGAGAGGGAAGCGAACAGCGAGCCGCCGCTTCCGTGGCAGGATTTAACCTCGCCGCTGCGAGGGCTGATGGCGAGCGGGGCGAGCGGCGAGCTGGTCAAAAGCGGGAGCTCGCCAAAGGACGCCTGGCCGGAGAGAGAGCGCCAGCAGCTGACCGCCAGTCAGCCGCTCATTGAACAACCCAACGATGCTAATCAGACCAGGTGAGTGCAATCCTTATTTCCCAGAGCCAGTCCGGtttttaatggtaaaaaaagGCTTCCCGTCCCTGTTTCGTGAAAAGAAAGAATACATACTGAAGTGctgcaaaaaaaacctttattttctcgcatataagccggatttgtgacaacaacaaaatataggATCTCATGTTCTAGTTGGGTTTACCCCGTAGagggttagggggttagggggttaggaggttagggttagggggttagggttagggggttaaaaaagaccatgtatcataaggctttttaaaagaaaaaaacgacatagtatagtaaggcttttttccttaaaaaaacgacatagtatagtaaggctttttctcaaaaaaacgacctagtatagtaaggctttttttctttaaaaaacgacatagtatagtaaggcttttttccttaaaaaaaacgacatagtatagtaaggcttttttccttaaaaaaacgacatagtatagtaaggcttttttccttaaaaaaaacgacagtatagtaaggcttttttttcttaaaaagcgacatagtatagtaaggttttttaaaagaaaaaacgacatagtatagtaaggctttttctcacaaaaacgacctagtatagtaaggctttttttctttaaaaaacgacatagtatagtaaggctttttttccttaaaaaaacgacatagtatagtaaggcttttttaaagaaaataacgacatagtgtagtaaggctttttttcttaaaaaacgacatagtatagtaaggctttttttcttaaaaaacgacatagtatagtaaggctttttttcccttaaaaagcgacatagtatagtaaggctttttaaaagaaaaaacgacatagtatagtaaggcttttttccttaaaaaacgacatagtatagtaaggcttttttccttaaaaaacgacatagtatagtaaggcttttttaaagaaaaaatgacatagtatagtaaggcttttttaaagaaaaaaaacgacatagtatagtaaggctttttaaaattaaaaacgacatagtatagtaaggcttttttccttaaaaaacgacatagtatagtaaggctgttttccttaaaaaacgacatagtatagtaaggcttttttccttaaaaaaacaacctagtatagtaaggcttttttaattaaaaaacaacctagtatagtaaggcttttttaataaaaaaacgacatagtatagtaaggctttttttcttaaaaaacgacatagtatagtaaggcttttttccttaaaaaaacgacatagtatagtaaggcttttttaaagaaaaaaacgacatagtatagtaaggcttttttaaagaaaaaaacgacatagtatagtaaggctttattaaattaaaaacgacatagtatagtaaggcttttttccttaaaaaacgacatagtatagtaaggctttttttccttaaaaaaacgacatagtatagtaaggcttttataaagaaaataacgacatagtatagtaaggctttttttcttaaaaaacgacatagtatagtaaggcttttttaaagaaaataacgacatagtatagtaaggctttttttcttaaaaaacgacatagtatagtaaggctttttttcccttaaaaagcgacatagtatagtaaggctttttaaaagaaaaaacgacatagtatagtaaggcttttttccttgaaaaaacgacatagtatagtaaggcttttttccttaaaaaaacgacatagtatagtatggcttttttaaagaaaataacgacatagtgtagtaaggctttttttctaaaaaaacgacatagtatagtaaggctttttttcttaaaaaacgacatagtatagtaaggctttttttctaaaaaaaacgacatagtatagtaaggctttttttcttaaaaaacgacatagtatagtaaggctttttttcttaaaaaacgacatagtatagtaaggctttttttcccttaaaaagcgacatagtatagtaaggctttttaaaagaaaaaacgacatagtatagtaaggcttttttccttaaaaaacgacatagtatagtaaggcttttttccttaaaaaaacgacatagtatagtaaggctttttttcccttaaaaagcgacatagtatagtaaggctttttaaaagaaaaaaacgacatagtatagtaaggctttattccttaaaaaacgacatagtttagtaaggctttttttcccttaaaaagcgacatagtatagtaaggctttttaaaagaaaaaacgacatagtatagtaaggcttttttccttaaaaaacgacatagtatagtaaggcttttttccttaaaaaacgacatagtatagtaaggcttttttaaagaaaaaatgacatagtatagtaaggcttttttaaagaaaaaaacgacatagtatagtaaggctttttttaattaaaaacgacatagtatagtaaggcttttttccttaaaaaacgacatagtatagtaaggcttttttttcttaaaaaacgacatagtatagtaaggctttttttcccttaaaaagcgacatagtatagtaagactttttaaaagaaaaaacgacatagtata contains the following coding sequences:
- the zhx3a gene encoding zinc fingers and homeoboxes protein 3 isoform X4 — its product is MASKRKSSVPCMIPSKSKHAREEIILGSLPELLPTIPEDGILSISGDERGGNGGASEVQKGGAYACPPCSFESRDLNYFLDHMHTCHADFRAQGTFYCLSCAVSVVRFEALALHNAKTHPKIVEGSMTASLSVNRRDGITAVEQSLFTDGGGRDGAISLSKTPIAKMMRAKGEHKKIVVSHTVEVLKKAAAGRDADPAGAPTAAGGVPELQNGATPRTAAGGRAPPPPPTSNRVFRQHQHAPPSPYSPCHKDLPKVMIPLSSIPTYDAAMDTSSFLKTSFGKFPYPTKAELCYLTVVSEFPEEQIKLWFTAQRLKQGISWSPEEIEEARRKMFNTVFQGAAPQKQAAGAQRHVNHIVTHRTVTAPSGSKGPNFPVADAPFGAGTSRAMGVLAKQASASTNPHVTRVSYSTPILSQKLPSSDRHTQAPVKNLQAEAEKCGDGLAAAAVVYPANENVARQSADDGGGPSNGVHANISNNDLHYVATPNDPSRDIFPSGPESSDHDGAAENTSDINHNNHNSVLIRPQEHADTSRKKPRDDTPPPNHAGSPSPAESTTSSSSGGGANANAAAVITKSSPSALEMGVKSMSILQQLIKEDDPFAADGSGADRKMEPVKINFKRLKVNEGDGASESARHEGKAERGEGSFSPPWAAKNAQQLRILRQAFSGARWPNSQQYEDLSRRTGLPKSEVVRWFSDSRHSSKNGQLKWLETYLRPAPDADEAPAPARWRPDPPPPPPPPPLTADKRWLRDAEGEREANSEPPLPWQDLTSPLRGLMASGASGELVKSGSSPKDAWPERERQQLTASQPLIEQPNDANQTSRLDFPGAAALLALGTFRRDGVFT